A single genomic interval of Lentimicrobium saccharophilum harbors:
- a CDS encoding acyl-[acyl-carrier-protein] thioesterase, whose amino-acid sequence MPNQHHPSEAGDLILSMPFTVTSAETDMYGRAKLSALINLLIQSSIQSADRLGFGYRDFMPQKLFWVLSRISVEIAHPLRWTQTGVMETWPKDIDKLLYIRDFIARDSHEHVLARATSGWLTVDMETKRGKLIELEDPSMFFRLKDRHGLMHRPEKLGPVHGETVAEIKVSYFDLDINRHVTTTRYFDWMMDTFGHEFHRDKYPQAVSANFIKEIKPGETIRIVRNQTGANSYCFEGFNLCREITAFRGAITFTETK is encoded by the coding sequence ATGCCGAACCAACACCATCCTTCAGAAGCCGGCGACCTGATCCTTTCCATGCCTTTTACCGTTACATCGGCCGAAACCGATATGTATGGCCGGGCAAAACTGAGCGCACTTATCAACCTGCTGATACAGTCATCCATTCAGTCGGCCGACCGGCTTGGATTCGGTTACCGTGATTTCATGCCGCAAAAGCTCTTCTGGGTGCTCAGCCGTATTTCGGTTGAGATCGCCCACCCGTTAAGATGGACGCAGACCGGGGTGATGGAGACGTGGCCAAAGGACATCGACAAGTTGCTGTATATCCGTGACTTTATCGCGCGCGACAGCCATGAACACGTTCTTGCACGGGCTACCTCGGGCTGGCTGACGGTGGATATGGAAACGAAACGCGGCAAACTGATCGAACTGGAAGACCCATCAATGTTCTTCAGGCTGAAAGACCGGCACGGACTGATGCACAGGCCGGAGAAACTGGGCCCCGTGCATGGCGAAACGGTTGCGGAAATAAAGGTTTCGTATTTCGACCTTGACATCAACCGGCATGTCACCACCACCCGTTATTTCGACTGGATGATGGACACCTTCGGCCATGAATTTCACAGGGACAAATACCCGCAAGCCGTTTCGGCCAATTTTATCAAAGAAATCAAACCCGGGGAAACCATCAGGATAGTCCGCAACCAAACGGGAGCCAACAGTTATTGTTTTGAAGGGTTTAACCTTTGCCGCGAAATCACCGCCTTCAGGGGGGCCATCACCTTTACGGAAACGAAGTAA
- a CDS encoding VPS10 domain-containing protein: MNISTLPHPVAKTIVSGSPREIKAIIMPSASLIALFFLFFSIFALPEGFSQKKNITPEPDTLKSGSFSGLKFRSIGPAFSSGRIADFAVNPGNNAEYYVAVASGHIWKTVNAGTTWEPVFDNYGSYSIGCLAMDPGNPNVIWAGTGENNHQRALGYGDGVYKTIDGGKSWKNMGLKESRQIGMIAIDPRNTEVVYVAAEGSVWGPGGERGLYKTTDGGKTWNKVLNISEHTGVNNVIMDPRNPDVLYATSEQRRRHVFTKIGGGPESAIWKSTDAGANWEKLTSGLPSGDVGGIGIAISPANPDYIFAIIEASGESGGFFRSTDRGASWNKMNGYHASGQYYNEIYCDPKDVDKIYSMDTYSKVTTDGGRNWNNLSVKFRHVDDHALWIDPANTSHFLIGGDGGIYETWDGGKEYHFKNNLPVTQFYRVNVDNTEPFYYVYGGTQDNNSMGGPSRNISSYGVINDEWFVTNGGDGFWTASDPTNPDIVYAEAQYGNMVRYDRKSGEAIDIRPEPRKGEDTYKWNWNTPLMISRHSPTRLYTAANKVFRSDDRGDTWTVISDDLTTGTDRNTWPVMDKFWSIDAVAKDVSTSLFGTIVSFDESPVKENLLYAGTDDGLIQISEDAQTWRKAGSFPGVPEYTYVSDILASRFDENTVFAAFSNLKRDDFKPYLLRSADKGRTWTSIASNLPANGPVHAIAQDAVNPDLLFAGTEFGIFFTIDGGKQWVQLKSGIPTIAVYDMAIQEKECDLVLATFGRGFYILDNYAPLRTVNKTVMEGEAHIFPVKDALMFIETGGKYGQGSSYYAAKNPEFGATFSYWLKEVPKTLKEIRREKEKELFKKGERIPQPTEAELRAEELEIAPYLKFTITDDEGNVIRRLYSRPSKGMNRLTWDLRYAGTSPVRKSDGKFDPFSSGGSGLFVMPGNYKVSMAMVAGGETRELAGPVEFKAVPLNNTTLPAPDRGALVAFQREVAGLTRVVQGTQRYMNELADKLTTMMQAVHQTPEASPELKARIYQLSLKVDEIQYAFTGKTPKASREENPPAPVALNERMGSLIYAFYGTTSAPTSTMRRSYEIIREEFPPLHAQLKQIGTIDIPALEAEMEKAGVPWTPGRLPEWE, from the coding sequence ATGAACATTAGTACATTACCTCATCCGGTGGCTAAAACCATCGTTTCCGGTTCACCGCGCGAAATTAAAGCAATTATCATGCCTTCGGCATCTCTGATTGCTTTGTTTTTTCTCTTTTTCAGCATTTTTGCTTTACCTGAAGGATTCTCACAGAAAAAAAACATAACGCCGGAACCGGATACGCTCAAGTCAGGGAGTTTCAGTGGGCTGAAATTCAGATCAATAGGTCCGGCCTTCAGCTCCGGAAGGATTGCAGATTTTGCCGTTAACCCCGGCAATAACGCCGAATACTATGTGGCAGTAGCCTCGGGCCATATCTGGAAAACCGTGAATGCCGGCACTACCTGGGAGCCTGTATTCGACAACTACGGCTCTTACTCCATCGGCTGTCTGGCTATGGACCCCGGAAATCCGAACGTAATCTGGGCCGGAACCGGTGAAAACAATCACCAACGGGCGCTTGGCTACGGCGACGGCGTTTATAAAACCATTGACGGAGGAAAGTCATGGAAAAATATGGGGTTAAAGGAATCGCGGCAGATCGGCATGATTGCCATCGATCCCCGCAACACCGAAGTGGTGTATGTGGCTGCCGAAGGATCGGTGTGGGGGCCCGGCGGTGAGCGCGGACTCTATAAAACCACCGACGGCGGAAAAACATGGAATAAAGTACTGAATATCAGTGAGCATACCGGTGTCAATAACGTAATTATGGACCCCCGGAATCCAGATGTGCTCTACGCCACCTCGGAGCAGCGGCGCAGGCATGTGTTTACCAAGATCGGCGGAGGGCCCGAATCGGCCATCTGGAAATCAACGGATGCAGGGGCAAACTGGGAAAAACTCACTTCCGGACTGCCTTCGGGCGATGTGGGCGGTATCGGCATCGCCATTTCTCCGGCAAACCCGGATTATATCTTTGCCATCATTGAAGCTTCCGGTGAATCGGGCGGCTTTTTCCGCTCCACCGACCGCGGCGCTTCCTGGAATAAAATGAACGGCTACCATGCCAGCGGACAGTATTACAACGAAATCTACTGCGATCCGAAAGATGTGGATAAAATCTACTCCATGGACACCTATTCAAAAGTTACCACCGACGGTGGCAGGAACTGGAATAACCTGAGCGTGAAATTCCGCCATGTAGATGACCACGCCCTCTGGATCGATCCGGCAAATACCAGTCACTTCCTGATCGGTGGCGACGGCGGCATCTATGAAACCTGGGACGGTGGTAAAGAATACCACTTCAAGAACAACCTGCCGGTTACCCAGTTCTACCGGGTAAATGTCGACAATACCGAACCATTCTATTATGTTTACGGAGGCACCCAGGATAACAACAGCATGGGCGGCCCTTCACGCAACATCAGCAGCTACGGGGTAATCAACGATGAGTGGTTTGTTACCAACGGGGGCGATGGCTTCTGGACGGCTTCCGATCCCACCAATCCCGATATTGTTTATGCCGAAGCCCAGTACGGCAATATGGTGCGTTACGACCGCAAGAGCGGGGAAGCCATCGACATCCGGCCGGAGCCGCGCAAGGGCGAAGATACCTATAAATGGAACTGGAATACGCCCCTGATGATCAGCCGGCACTCCCCCACCCGCCTTTATACAGCGGCCAACAAGGTTTTCCGAAGCGACGACCGGGGCGATACCTGGACGGTAATCTCGGATGATCTTACCACCGGCACCGACCGCAACACCTGGCCTGTGATGGACAAATTCTGGAGCATTGACGCCGTTGCCAAAGATGTTTCCACTTCCCTGTTCGGAACCATTGTATCCTTCGACGAATCGCCCGTAAAGGAAAACCTGCTGTACGCCGGCACCGACGACGGCCTGATACAGATCAGCGAGGATGCGCAAACCTGGCGCAAAGCCGGGAGTTTCCCGGGCGTGCCGGAATACACCTATGTTTCAGATATTCTCGCTTCCCGCTTCGATGAAAATACCGTGTTTGCCGCATTCAGCAACCTGAAGCGCGACGACTTCAAACCTTACCTGCTCCGGAGCGCCGACAAAGGACGTACCTGGACATCCATCGCTTCAAACCTTCCGGCCAACGGCCCGGTACATGCCATTGCCCAGGATGCGGTAAATCCCGACCTGCTTTTTGCAGGAACCGAGTTTGGCATCTTCTTCACCATTGATGGCGGAAAACAATGGGTACAACTGAAGAGCGGCATCCCGACCATAGCAGTTTACGACATGGCCATTCAGGAGAAAGAATGCGACCTGGTGCTCGCCACCTTCGGACGCGGATTCTACATCCTCGACAACTATGCGCCCCTGCGCACCGTGAATAAAACGGTAATGGAAGGCGAAGCCCATATTTTCCCGGTTAAAGACGCGCTGATGTTTATTGAAACCGGCGGAAAATACGGGCAGGGCTCATCCTATTACGCGGCAAAAAATCCGGAGTTCGGCGCCACATTCAGCTACTGGCTGAAGGAGGTTCCCAAAACCCTGAAAGAAATCCGCAGGGAAAAAGAAAAAGAATTGTTCAAAAAAGGCGAGCGCATTCCACAGCCCACCGAGGCCGAACTGAGGGCTGAAGAGCTGGAAATCGCGCCTTACCTGAAGTTTACCATTACCGACGATGAAGGCAATGTAATCCGGAGGCTCTATTCCCGTCCTTCGAAAGGGATGAACCGCCTCACCTGGGACCTCAGGTATGCAGGCACTTCCCCCGTAAGAAAGAGTGACGGCAAGTTTGATCCGTTCAGCAGCGGGGGTTCCGGCTTGTTTGTGATGCCCGGGAATTATAAGGTTTCCATGGCCATGGTTGCCGGAGGGGAAACCCGTGAGCTGGCCGGACCGGTTGAATTCAAAGCCGTTCCGCTCAACAACACCACCCTTCCGGCTCCCGACCGCGGGGCACTGGTCGCTTTCCAGCGCGAAGTGGCCGGCCTTACCCGCGTGGTTCAGGGAACCCAACGCTATATGAACGAACTGGCCGACAAACTCACCACCATGATGCAGGCCGTACATCAGACACCTGAAGCCTCCCCGGAACTGAAAGCCAGGATATACCAGCTTTCACTTAAAGTGGATGAGATTCAGTATGCGTTTACCGGAAAAACACCCAAAGCCAGCCGTGAGGAGAACCCGCCGGCACCGGTAGCCCTGAACGAACGGATGGGCAGCCTTATTTACGCCTTCTACGGGACAACATCTGCCCCGACGTCCACCATGCGCCGCAGTTACGAAATCATCCGCGAAGAGTTTCCTCCCCTGCATGCACAGTTGAAACAAATCGGAACTATTGATATTCCGGCGCTTGAAGCCGAGATGGAAAAAGCCGGTGTTCCCTGGACACCGGGCCGGCTGCCCGAATGGGAATAG
- a CDS encoding T9SS type A sorting domain-containing protein: protein MKSVYLPFFLCLLISGFSAAQESRRVDLVRAGNPKTTESGQFPGQILRGTECDTVRFPLSGEITYYYLMQPESGYVTGNNSYKDKVKAEYFGTFETGSFITGIVAEFAVAKSHSNPDVVFGIWDNTGTNGKPGVMVASASKPLNSIVSDVQYERITTVTFQEPYPVNGPYYVGVVLPENLADTVALWCRKHVEGYSGTAWDQWSDGRWFAFSDPSNWGNTMLTTMTLHPIVCKTTGISEPSDAGVAISPNPSTGVINIKRWKSSEMVSMNIYSAEGKMVYSRAFPGAVTDYNIDLGFLPRGIYYMALRDSRHNHLSKLILQ, encoded by the coding sequence ATGAAATCAGTTTATTTACCATTTTTTTTATGCCTGCTCATCAGCGGGTTCTCCGCTGCCCAGGAGAGCAGAAGGGTTGATTTAGTGCGTGCGGGAAATCCTAAAACTACAGAATCCGGTCAATTTCCGGGTCAGATCCTGCGCGGAACGGAGTGCGACACCGTTCGTTTTCCGCTTTCGGGAGAGATCACCTATTATTACCTGATGCAGCCGGAGTCGGGCTATGTAACCGGGAACAACAGTTATAAGGACAAGGTAAAGGCCGAATATTTCGGTACTTTTGAAACAGGCAGTTTTATCACCGGCATTGTGGCTGAATTTGCCGTTGCTAAAAGTCACAGCAATCCTGATGTTGTATTCGGAATATGGGACAATACCGGTACAAACGGCAAGCCCGGCGTAATGGTTGCTTCGGCTTCCAAACCGCTGAATTCAATAGTGTCCGATGTGCAGTATGAAAGGATTACCACGGTTACTTTTCAGGAACCTTATCCGGTAAACGGCCCTTATTATGTGGGCGTTGTTTTGCCTGAAAATCTGGCTGATACGGTTGCTTTGTGGTGCCGTAAACATGTTGAGGGTTACAGCGGTACCGCCTGGGATCAGTGGTCCGACGGCAGGTGGTTTGCATTCAGCGACCCTTCCAACTGGGGCAATACCATGCTTACCACCATGACCCTGCATCCCATTGTTTGTAAAACAACAGGAATCTCTGAACCCTCGGATGCCGGTGTGGCCATCAGCCCCAATCCTTCCACGGGGGTTATCAATATAAAACGGTGGAAAAGCAGCGAAATGGTGAGCATGAATATCTATTCTGCGGAAGGAAAAATGGTCTATTCCAGAGCATTTCCCGGCGCTGTTACGGATTACAATATTGATCTCGGATTTCTGCCCCGCGGCATATATTACATGGCCCTGCGCGACAGCCGGCACAACCATCTGAGTAAGCTGATCCTTCAATAG
- a CDS encoding universal stress protein, translating into MKKILVPVDFSDLSTDVIDKAGEIAKAFGSEVYILHVSLPGPVFTDDPSQIMAVNNPGLEELVREDHDLKAMVHYLHERGVDARSALVHGPVVNTILDEAEKFEADLIVIGTQSHGFLYRTFIGSVSDGVMRNSPCPVMIVPQP; encoded by the coding sequence ATGAAAAAGATACTGGTTCCGGTTGATTTTTCCGATTTATCTACGGATGTCATTGATAAAGCCGGCGAAATCGCGAAAGCTTTCGGGAGTGAGGTTTATATACTGCATGTATCCCTGCCCGGTCCTGTTTTTACGGATGATCCCTCACAGATTATGGCGGTAAATAATCCCGGGCTGGAAGAGTTGGTGCGGGAGGACCACGACCTCAAGGCCATGGTTCATTACCTGCACGAGAGGGGGGTGGATGCCCGTTCAGCCTTGGTGCATGGCCCTGTAGTCAACACTATTCTGGATGAGGCTGAGAAATTTGAGGCGGACCTGATTGTCATCGGTACGCAAAGCCACGGGTTTCTGTACCGGACATTTATCGGAAGTGTCAGCGACGGGGTGATGCGCAACAGCCCCTGTCCGGTGATGATTGTGCCTCAGCCCTGA
- a CDS encoding YgiQ family radical SAM protein, which produces MQIPDKRPLTDWLPVSREELERRGWDEVDVIIVSGDAYVDHPAFGAAVIGRLTEHAGFRVAILPQPNWRDDLRDFKKLGKPRFFFGVTAGNMDSMVNHYTANKRLRSDDAYTPGGVAGFRPDYASVVYTQILKKLYPDVPVILGGIEASMRRLTHYDYWSDSLKPDILTWSGADMLVFGMGEMGLVSLLRRLATGENIEQIRDVEQTAFRIPYGEALPELPGVDTREMPSHTECLADKKAFARHFRIFEEESNRWQGARLLERNGDSTIVVNPPNPPMNEAEIDASFDLPYTREPHPRYHKRGAIPAFEMIRNSVNMHRGCFGGCAFCAISAHQGKFVVSRSEKSILKEVEQIAAAPDFKGHITDLGGPSANMYRMKGIDTDKCKKCKRPSCIFPTICRNLNTDHRPMTALYNKALRVPNVKRITIGSGIRYDMLIGRSEAESKANGLNEYLEQLITRHVSGRLKVAPEHSSAHVLQIMRKPHYCTFVQFQQKFNEINRRNGLRQQLIPYFISSHPGSRPEDMAELACETSQQGFRLEQVQDFTPTPMTLATAMYYTGFDPYTLKTVYVARDKQEKLNQQRFFFWYKPENKRWLAETLKKAGRADLLPKFGKRPQG; this is translated from the coding sequence ATGCAAATCCCTGATAAACGCCCCCTTACCGACTGGCTGCCCGTTTCGCGCGAAGAGCTTGAACGCCGCGGCTGGGATGAGGTGGACGTAATCATAGTTTCGGGCGATGCCTATGTCGATCATCCCGCTTTCGGCGCCGCTGTAATCGGGCGACTGACCGAACATGCGGGGTTCCGGGTGGCCATACTGCCGCAGCCCAACTGGCGCGACGACCTGCGCGACTTTAAGAAACTGGGTAAACCCAGGTTTTTTTTCGGGGTAACTGCCGGCAATATGGACAGCATGGTAAACCATTACACCGCCAATAAGCGCCTGCGCAGCGACGACGCCTATACCCCGGGCGGCGTGGCCGGCTTCCGGCCCGATTATGCTTCGGTGGTTTATACGCAAATCCTGAAAAAGCTCTACCCGGATGTACCAGTTATCCTGGGTGGAATCGAAGCCTCCATGCGCCGCCTCACCCACTATGATTACTGGAGCGACAGCCTGAAGCCCGACATCCTTACCTGGAGCGGCGCCGATATGCTTGTCTTCGGGATGGGGGAAATGGGACTGGTTTCGCTGCTCCGTCGCCTGGCAACCGGTGAAAACATTGAGCAAATCCGCGATGTGGAGCAGACTGCCTTCCGGATTCCTTATGGGGAAGCCTTACCGGAACTGCCGGGTGTTGATACCCGTGAAATGCCTTCACACACTGAATGCCTGGCCGATAAAAAGGCCTTTGCCCGGCATTTCCGCATCTTCGAAGAGGAATCGAACCGCTGGCAGGGAGCAAGGCTGCTGGAAAGAAACGGAGATTCCACCATTGTAGTGAATCCCCCCAATCCGCCCATGAACGAGGCGGAAATAGATGCCTCCTTCGACCTGCCCTACACGCGCGAGCCACACCCGCGCTACCATAAAAGAGGCGCCATTCCCGCATTTGAGATGATCCGCAATTCGGTAAACATGCACCGGGGATGCTTCGGCGGATGCGCTTTCTGCGCCATTTCGGCCCATCAGGGAAAGTTTGTGGTGAGCCGTTCTGAGAAATCCATCCTGAAAGAGGTGGAACAAATCGCCGCTGCCCCGGATTTTAAAGGGCATATCACCGATCTGGGCGGCCCTTCGGCCAATATGTACCGGATGAAAGGGATCGACACGGACAAATGCAAAAAATGCAAACGTCCCTCGTGCATTTTCCCGACCATCTGCCGCAACCTGAACACCGACCACCGCCCGATGACTGCTCTGTACAATAAGGCTTTGCGGGTACCTAATGTAAAACGCATCACCATCGGCAGCGGCATCCGTTACGACATGCTGATTGGCCGCAGCGAAGCAGAATCAAAGGCCAACGGGCTGAATGAGTACCTGGAGCAGTTGATCACCCGGCACGTTTCGGGAAGACTGAAAGTGGCTCCCGAGCATAGTTCGGCGCATGTGCTGCAGATTATGCGCAAGCCGCATTACTGCACCTTTGTGCAGTTTCAACAGAAATTTAACGAGATTAACCGCAGAAACGGTCTGAGGCAGCAGCTGATCCCCTACTTTATTTCAAGCCATCCGGGCAGCCGCCCCGAAGATATGGCCGAACTGGCCTGTGAAACCTCGCAGCAGGGTTTCAGGCTGGAACAGGTGCAGGACTTTACCCCCACCCCCATGACCCTGGCCACGGCCATGTACTACACCGGCTTCGATCCGTACACGCTGAAAACCGTTTATGTAGCCCGCGATAAGCAGGAAAAACTCAACCAGCAGCGGTTCTTTTTCTGGTATAAACCCGAAAATAAACGCTGGCTTGCTGAAACATTGAAAAAAGCAGGCCGTGCCGACCTGCTGCCAAAATTTGGCAAACGGCCTCAGGGCTGA
- a CDS encoding glycoside hydrolase family 2 TIM barrel-domain containing protein — protein MKQKLLALILLSFSISLFAQPQKVAIENTEKGMKLMVNNQGFMVNGINWDYFPIGTNYSYSLWTQSDDFIKQALDDEMSLLKNMNVNAIRVYTGIQPRWITYIYEKYGIYTMLNHSFGRYGLTLDGAWEGNTDYSDPRVKELLLKEVTGLVQEYKDTPGLLLYLLGNENNYGLFWRGAETEDIPMEDRESTRMARYLYKLFNDASVAMKAIDPHHPVSICNGDLLFLDIIAEECKDVDIFGINVYRGISFTDLFDRVKKEYGKPVLLTEFGSDAFNAITMEEAQNEQAIYNVANWKEVYENAAGMGKAGNSLGGFTFQFSDGWWKYGQTEYLDVHDSHASWSNGGYLFDYRAGQNNMNEEWFGICAKGPTNSKGFYQLYPRASYYALKEAHQLNPYAEGVNLQTIQQHFNGIQVVESLLKARGDKAALEGEKLKKISLSRLSAQNTTFNTGGSLISTPDVADPNNPVFPNQLGFDHMQSFYVGVAANPSSNFSADVEFNVLGNVALNPIDQIFYENRGRPVEVGGSNGNVTLGSVNRVQVYKASYHWDHKLFDLKGFYRTGHYHWGYEGDFFGLYPEANYGPNIDIYNGIAPFGFEMEGKQMFSDFKLAFGPQLWWGANPAVLLKYSKSVAHFNFTGIFHEDLAQLGMTESSFAIPQPKTRRLTLFVNREFGKFGVNAGGIWAGQPLQGREFQVVRGEEGNYSVYKDEIKAQDNFGGKIKLTYKGGRFNWYAQSAVMGLVAQGGADQTLTFTGWRLKDSGSGNQYNFLTGATYLIGDFQVAPNFLWQKPIEGPIPGDVPAPGRPRNILDDPFVVRANREQIAGEILFTYDPTPGTWMYNWDSDRSEDAELAVSLGFVYRHLPTTQDAAIGILPDGRTTFAFPGAAPANDLWEIHSRLVSKVSSDFGFIANIYAGDAQANGSDARLIRRYGIDLRMIFKEVKLTSFARINDWGPYDYHRDYNLTFPLQLMADISTSLKKPDWFELPNTEIGLRATYRTLDRYSPRYAPTYKPDASGALVPDPEAVGFDNGNEWEIRTYVRINIGK, from the coding sequence ATGAAACAAAAATTACTTGCGCTGATTTTGCTGAGTTTCTCTATTTCTCTGTTTGCACAGCCTCAGAAGGTTGCAATAGAAAATACGGAGAAGGGGATGAAACTTATGGTCAACAACCAGGGTTTCATGGTCAACGGCATCAACTGGGATTATTTCCCCATCGGGACCAACTATTCCTACAGTTTATGGACCCAGTCCGACGACTTCATCAAACAGGCACTGGATGATGAAATGTCGCTGCTTAAAAACATGAATGTGAATGCCATTCGTGTTTACACGGGTATCCAGCCCAGGTGGATCACATACATTTATGAAAAGTATGGTATCTATACCATGCTTAACCATTCTTTTGGAAGATACGGGCTTACGCTCGACGGGGCCTGGGAAGGCAATACCGATTATTCAGACCCCCGGGTAAAGGAACTTCTGCTAAAGGAAGTAACCGGACTGGTGCAGGAATATAAAGATACACCCGGCTTGTTACTTTACCTGCTGGGGAATGAAAATAACTACGGATTGTTCTGGCGCGGTGCCGAAACCGAAGATATCCCGATGGAAGACCGGGAATCTACCAGGATGGCCCGGTACCTTTATAAATTATTCAACGATGCTTCCGTGGCCATGAAGGCCATCGACCCACATCATCCCGTATCCATCTGCAACGGCGACCTCCTGTTTCTGGATATCATCGCGGAAGAATGTAAAGATGTGGATATATTCGGCATAAACGTTTACCGCGGCATTTCATTTACCGATCTTTTTGACAGGGTGAAGAAGGAATACGGGAAACCCGTTTTATTGACTGAATTTGGTTCTGATGCCTTTAACGCCATCACCATGGAGGAGGCGCAAAACGAACAGGCAATTTACAATGTTGCCAACTGGAAAGAGGTATATGAAAATGCGGCCGGAATGGGAAAAGCAGGCAATTCGCTGGGCGGGTTTACCTTTCAGTTCAGCGATGGCTGGTGGAAGTACGGGCAGACTGAATACCTTGATGTGCACGATTCCCATGCCTCATGGAGCAACGGTGGTTATTTGTTTGATTACAGGGCCGGCCAGAATAATATGAATGAAGAGTGGTTCGGAATATGTGCCAAAGGCCCGACCAATTCCAAAGGATTTTACCAGTTATATCCCAGGGCCTCCTATTATGCCCTCAAAGAAGCCCACCAATTGAATCCCTATGCCGAAGGCGTGAATTTACAAACCATACAGCAGCACTTTAACGGCATCCAGGTGGTGGAATCCCTCCTGAAGGCCAGGGGTGACAAGGCCGCGCTGGAAGGGGAAAAACTTAAAAAAATCAGCCTGAGCCGCTTAAGTGCGCAAAACACTACGTTTAACACCGGCGGCAGCCTGATTTCAACGCCCGATGTTGCCGATCCGAATAACCCGGTCTTCCCGAATCAGCTGGGATTCGACCATATGCAGTCATTCTATGTTGGCGTAGCGGCGAATCCGTCAAGCAATTTCAGTGCCGATGTGGAATTTAATGTGCTGGGCAATGTGGCGCTGAACCCGATTGATCAGATATTTTATGAAAACCGCGGACGTCCGGTAGAAGTAGGCGGGAGCAACGGAAATGTAACCCTGGGTTCTGTCAACCGGGTTCAGGTTTACAAAGCCAGTTATCATTGGGATCACAAATTGTTCGATCTTAAGGGATTTTATCGCACGGGTCATTATCACTGGGGGTATGAAGGCGACTTCTTTGGCCTTTATCCCGAAGCCAACTACGGACCCAATATCGACATTTACAATGGTATTGCGCCATTTGGATTTGAAATGGAAGGCAAGCAGATGTTCAGTGATTTTAAACTGGCATTCGGCCCGCAGCTCTGGTGGGGGGCCAACCCGGCTGTATTGCTGAAATACAGTAAAAGTGTTGCACATTTCAATTTTACCGGGATTTTTCATGAGGACCTTGCTCAGCTTGGGATGACGGAAAGTTCGTTTGCCATTCCGCAACCTAAAACCAGGCGGCTTACCTTGTTTGTGAACAGGGAGTTCGGCAAATTCGGGGTCAATGCAGGAGGAATCTGGGCCGGTCAACCGCTTCAGGGCAGGGAATTCCAGGTAGTAAGGGGAGAAGAGGGGAATTACTCGGTTTATAAAGATGAAATCAAGGCACAGGATAATTTCGGAGGAAAGATAAAATTAACCTACAAGGGTGGAAGGTTTAACTGGTATGCACAATCCGCGGTCATGGGCCTGGTGGCGCAGGGCGGTGCCGACCAGACACTGACATTCACCGGCTGGAGGTTAAAGGACAGCGGCAGCGGAAACCAGTATAATTTCCTGACCGGAGCTACCTATCTGATCGGAGATTTCCAGGTGGCGCCCAACTTCCTGTGGCAAAAGCCCATCGAAGGCCCGATCCCCGGAGATGTACCGGCCCCGGGAAGGCCGAGAAACATCCTCGATGATCCTTTTGTGGTAAGGGCTAACAGGGAGCAGATTGCCGGTGAGATTTTATTCACTTACGATCCGACACCCGGTACCTGGATGTACAACTGGGACAGCGACCGTTCGGAAGATGCTGAACTTGCCGTGAGCTTAGGCTTTGTTTACAGGCATTTGCCAACCACCCAGGACGCTGCCATCGGAATTCTGCCCGATGGGCGTACCACATTTGCGTTTCCGGGAGCCGCACCTGCCAATGATTTATGGGAGATCCACTCCAGACTGGTTTCGAAGGTAAGCAGCGATTTTGGCTTTATTGCAAACATATATGCCGGGGATGCCCAGGCCAACGGCAGCGATGCCAGGTTGATCAGGCGCTACGGGATTGATTTGCGGATGATTTTCAAGGAAGTAAAACTCACTTCATTTGCCAGAATCAACGACTGGGGCCCTTACGACTATCACCGCGATTACAACCTGACCTTCCCGCTTCAGCTGATGGCCGATATTTCTACCTCTCTGAAAAAACCTGACTGGTTTGAGCTTCCGAACACTGAAATCGGACTGCGGGCAACTTACCGTACACTCGACCGGTATTCTCCCCGTTACGCGCCAACTTACAAGCCTGATGCAAGCGGAGCCCTGGTGCCCGATCCCGAAGCCGTCGGTTTTGACAATGGCAATGAATGGGAGATCAGAACCTATGTACGCATTAATATTGGTAAATAA